The following nucleotide sequence is from Halobacillus mangrovi.
GACGTATTCCAAGTGAGATGGATTGTGACTGAGTGTAACACGAGTAGCCGATTGCTGCCCGTTCTCAATCTCTCGACGTGCACCAAAGTGATATTTCACGTCTCCCGTCCAGCCATAGTTGATCCCTGTTGAACCTTCGGATGGAACCAATTCCTTATCAGGGGAATGGTGAAATTCAGAGAAAATGCGTTCGTATGGTTTACCCAAAATATGAGCAAGCACATTCAAACGGCCCCTGTGAGCCATGCCCATCATAATATTCTTAATCTTGTCACCGGATGCTAATTGAATAATGTGATCGAGCATCGGCACCATAACATCCAGACCCTCAATGGAAAAGCGTTTTTGCGCTACAAAGGTTTTTCCAAGGAAGTTCTCAAACCCCTCCACTGCTGCTAACCTGCGTAGCAACTGTTTCTTTTCTTCATTACTGAGCGATACACGAAATGAACCGGTATCAACTTTCTCTTGAAGCCATTTTCTTTCATCTTCATTGTAGACATGGCCAAATTCAAACGAAATGGTACCTGCGTACCTCTCTTTTAATGTATTAACCACTTGAAGAGCATTTTGAAGCTTCAATGGGGAATCAGGCCAAACCCATTCAGCAGGCATCTCTTCCAGATCCTTTTCTTTTAATCCGTATGTTTCTAATTCGAGTAAATTTGTCGTAGGACGATCATAACTCCCTACGGCATAAATATTTGCCTGTAAGTGGCCATGACGACGAATAGCCTCAACAAGTTTGATTGCTGAGGTCACTTTTGATATGTCTTTATCCGTTGGCGACACAGCACCATTGGTTTTCACAGACGTATCTCCCGCCATCCAGTCAGGCGCACCGTGCTCGTCGAACAATTCCTTTAATGAAGGATCGACTGCACTCGGATCGTTTGTGTATTGTTCATATTGTTCTTCAATATACCCCATGTTGGGGCCATGGAAATTTTCCCAAAATTTTTCATTGGAGCCTTGATTAGACACGTGTAATACCCCCAAGTAGTAGTTGGTTGGCTATTGTTTCCTCGAAAACGTTTCCAAGTCCAAATACTATTATAGAATTGAAACGCTTACGTATTCAACATTTTTCGCTGATTTTTTCATTATATAACAAATTTATTATAACAATAAAGGCGCACCAGATGGTACGCCTTTTTCACTTTTTATCGTTAAAGTGCTATAAATTTGTTATTCTTCGTCCTCGAGCACACGATAAGCCATGTCAAAAAGCTTCATTTGGCTATTGATTTTCTCAGCCCCTTTTGGAGCTTCAATGTAACGATATGTCCCATCATTATGCTGTTCGCGAGCTTTCACATTGTCGCTCAGCATAATGGAGAGAATTTTTTGGAGTCGGCTTTTGACCCCTGGTTCATAAATCGGGAATAAAAGTTCTACCCGTTTAACCATATTTCTTGTCATCATATCCGCAGACGACAAAAACACACGATCATCCCCGTTATGGTGAAAATAATAAATACGGCTATGTTCTAAGAACCTGCCCACGATACTGATGACTCGGATGTTTTCACTAATTCCTTTTATGCCAGGTCTTAAACAACAGATACCGCGAACAATCAGATCAATTTGTACACCGGCTTGAGAAGCCTCATATAATTTCATAATGAGGTTCTTATCTGTCAGTGAGTTCATTTTGGCTATAATACGTCCATTTCCGTGCTGCTTCTGGAATCGGATCTCATTATTGATATAACGGATAAAATCGTTTCGTATATCAAAAGGTGCCATGGACAGATGATGATATTTCGGCTTTTCTGTAAATCCGCTTAAGTAATTAAAGAAATCAGTGGCATCGATCCCAAATTTACGTTTCGAGGTTATAATGCCCATATCCGTATATAGGGATGCCGTCTGATCATTATAGTTCCCCGTTCCCAGGTGAACGAAACGCTCTATTTTGTCACGTTCTTTTCTGACCACTAATGTAATTTTGCTGTGAGTCTTCAAATAAGTCATGCCGTATATCACGTGGCAGCCAGCCTTCTCTAATTCTTTCGCCCATTGGACGTTGTTCTCTTCGTCGAATCGGGCCTTCAACTCTACAAGTACAGTGACTTGCTTTCCATTTTCAGCTGCTCGTTTCAGAGCTTCGATGATCGGGGAATCGCCGCTGACTCGATACAGGGTCTGTTTAATGGCGAGCACATGAGGGTCATCGGCCGCATCAGCAACAAAGTCTACCACAGGCTCGAATGATTCATAGGGATGGTGAAGAAAAAGGTCTCTCTCTGTGGCAGCTTCGAAAATATCATCTTCTCCTTCGAGGTCTCGTGGAGGCTGCGGGATCAGAGTTTCATAAATTAAATGATCCTTTATAGTAGAAAAGGTTTTGTGGAACTTGAATAAGAACGTCAAATCCAATGGACCGTTGGTAATATACAAGTCGTCTTTATGAATCTCAAGGACACCTAAAAGGAAATGAATGACTTTATCATCATATTTATTGTTTCGAACCTCTAATCTGACAGCAGCGCCCCATTTGCGCTTCTTAAGCTCTTTCTCAATCTCTTTAAGCAAATCACGGGCTCCTTCTTCGTGAATCGTCATATCTGCGTTCCGTGTAATTCTAAACTCCGTGATGGAATGGACTTGATAGCCTTTAAACAACTTGTGAATAAAGTGACTGATGATATCTTCAAGCAGCACATATTGGTACTTTGTCTCATGCTCTACTTGAACAAAGCGATTTAAGACCGCTGGAACTTGCACGATCGCTGTCTTTTTTACATTGTCATTTGGATCAAGCGCATCCTGTATGACGACCGCTAAATTAATGGACTTGTTCAACAACATAGGAAAGGGACGATATGCATCAACTGCCATAGGAGTTAAAACCGGAAAGATATTTTCATTAAAATAAGTTTCTAAACTCTCAATTTCTTCTATTGTTAAATCTTCTATTGAAAGGATAGAGATATCTTCTTTTTCCAGCTGAGGTTTGATTGTCTGGTAACTCTCGTACTGTCTTCTTACAAGCTCATGGTTGATTTCCGCAATTTTGGCCAACTGCTGCTTTGGTGTAAGCCCAGCCTTGTTTTCTGGTTTATTGAAGCCAGCTTTTACCTGATCCTTCAATCCAGCGACCCTGACCATAAAGAACTCATCAAGGTTTGATGAGCAGATCGCTAAAAATTTCAACCGTTCAAGCAAAGGGTTGTCCATATCAAGCGCCTCTTCTAACACCCGTTCGTTAAAAGCAAGCCAGCTTAGTTCGCGATTGTTATAAAATAATGGGTTGTCGAGTTCCTTCTTTTTTTCTTCCGTTGCCATTACGCACACCCTTTACACTGTAGTCTTACCTCCACCATAATGCCTATTTATAAGTTGAATATTAACAAGACGTTAAGTGTTCGTAAATTTTCGATAAAATTCGACTGAAATCGCCTTGAAATCATGGCACTGTTTTACGGAGGGATAGTAAAACAATAGAGCTTTTCCAATTAATTAGCGGAACTTCCTTCCTTACGTTCCACAAAGGATAATTCGATATTCCTTTTCAACGATTTCTCCAAATGTTTCTTCTGCTTCTCACATTGGTATTCTTCCGGCATCCATTCATCCTTACAATATAGAGTAATGTGAAGCTCCCCATCATGAGTAGCCACATGGATATCCTGAACAATTTGCCTTCTCGTACTATCCAGGCTGTAGCAAAACTTCAGCAGCGCTCCAAGCAGACGTAATTTTTTTCGCTCTTCTTTTAAAAACCAGCTTTTATAAGGCTGAAGGAACTGTTTAAAGACAGTCTTATTTTTAAAGGAGGCTAAGAGTGCCAGCCGTAAACGTTCCATATGCATCAAACCATCAATTGTGCGGTTAGCTAAAAGATAAAAGGTATGTTGAGAACTCGATTCACTATCAATATAATCCCCCAGATTGAAAACGTAACTCGCACGTTTTACTTCTTTCCAATCTTTTTTCCTAAGTGAGCCTAACCCCTTTTCATGAAGCTGAAAAAATAATTCATGCGCCAAATGCTGCACATGATGAATCTGCTTTATGCTTAAGTCATAATCTGTCACCAATTCTTGAATGCTCTCCTCAAGCACATTTGGGAAAACAGAAGTGCCCATATCACGGGTCAACTGTTCGTAAAAAACCCCGTCTCTTAATCCTTTTCGGCTTAATATGAAC
It contains:
- a CDS encoding RNA degradosome polyphosphate kinase, with the protein product MATEEKKKELDNPLFYNNRELSWLAFNERVLEEALDMDNPLLERLKFLAICSSNLDEFFMVRVAGLKDQVKAGFNKPENKAGLTPKQQLAKIAEINHELVRRQYESYQTIKPQLEKEDISILSIEDLTIEEIESLETYFNENIFPVLTPMAVDAYRPFPMLLNKSINLAVVIQDALDPNDNVKKTAIVQVPAVLNRFVQVEHETKYQYVLLEDIISHFIHKLFKGYQVHSITEFRITRNADMTIHEEGARDLLKEIEKELKKRKWGAAVRLEVRNNKYDDKVIHFLLGVLEIHKDDLYITNGPLDLTFLFKFHKTFSTIKDHLIYETLIPQPPRDLEGEDDIFEAATERDLFLHHPYESFEPVVDFVADAADDPHVLAIKQTLYRVSGDSPIIEALKRAAENGKQVTVLVELKARFDEENNVQWAKELEKAGCHVIYGMTYLKTHSKITLVVRKERDKIERFVHLGTGNYNDQTASLYTDMGIITSKRKFGIDATDFFNYLSGFTEKPKYHHLSMAPFDIRNDFIRYINNEIRFQKQHGNGRIIAKMNSLTDKNLIMKLYEASQAGVQIDLIVRGICCLRPGIKGISENIRVISIVGRFLEHSRIYYFHHNGDDRVFLSSADMMTRNMVKRVELLFPIYEPGVKSRLQKILSIMLSDNVKAREQHNDGTYRYIEAPKGAEKINSQMKLFDMAYRVLEDEE